A region of Takifugu flavidus isolate HTHZ2018 chromosome 2, ASM371156v2, whole genome shotgun sequence DNA encodes the following proteins:
- the zdhhc13 gene encoding putative palmitoyltransferase ZDHHC13, with product MDWSGDDNGHDCHHGHGGHSHSHGGHGSRPAQALMANFHGKGADQVMSLSQQPNKRPLMDDSSSWDIVKASQFGILERCKELVEAGYDVRQPDKENVTLLHWAAINNRSELVKYYISKGAIVDQLGGDLSSTPLHWAIRQGHLSMVIQLLRYGADPSIADGEGYHALHLAILFQHMAIAAYLMAKGQDVDEPDANGQTPVMLAAQKIIGPEPTKFLIKNNASLSAVDKVNRNTPLHCAVLAGNVDAAHILLEAGASVDAENLSGHTPIDLAHQVRSPLLVHMLNHVKQERIRSSSRCLRIINRYRVFLQFLLCTALFGGVGAIVDMNSESWLLKGILLACVIGGINVASRNFPSPVFESLLPCTSLMASVFWMLVTWFLWFLPDILLATVQVLFTINATALLYYYLRACRTDPGYVKATEEEKKMNVLVLAEAGCFNPRIFCTSCMIKKPLRTQHCFSCDACVAKQDHHSIWTNGCIGARNHHYYVLFLLSLTLMGSWMFYCCLTYWAKHCVLHYADQGLWAAVSALVDCSPWLLCIFFLAFYHTCWSASILLVQLYQIAFLGLTSAERTTLTFQQRKLNQSVSLRQNPYNLGVVRNLVSFFQLRCCGLFKPAIIDWTQQFPPGPEHPMFGHADMI from the exons ATGGACTGGAGTGGAGACGATAAT GGTCACGACTGTCACCACGGTCATGGGGGTCACTCCCACAGTCATGGGGGCCATGGGTCACGGCCAGCGCAGGCTTTAATGGCTAACTTTCATGGCAAAGGTGCAGACCAGGTGATGAGCCTCAGTCAGCAGCCGAATAAACGGCCACTCATGgacgacagcagcagctgggacaTCGTGAAGGCCTCACA GTTCGGCATCCTGGAACGCTGCAAGGAGCTGGTGGAAGCAGGGTATGATGTCAGGCAGCCAGACAAAGAGAACGTGACTCTACTTCACTGGGCGGCCATCAACAATCGCTCAGAGCTGGTCAA GTATTATATTTCCAAAGGGGCCATAGTCGACCAGCTCGGAGGAGACCTGAGCTCTACGCCTCTCCATTGGGCCATAAG GCAGGGCCACCTCTCCATGGTGATCCAGCTGCTGCGGTACGGAGCCGATCCCTCCATCGCGGACGGGGAAGGTTACCACGCCCTCCACCTCGCCATCCTCTTCCAGCACATGGCCATCGCCGCGTATCTCATGGCAAAGGGACAG GACGTGGACGAGCCTGACGCCAACGGACAGACGCCTGTGATGCTGGCAGCACAGAAGATCATTGG CCCGGAACCCACCAAGttcttgattaaaaacaacGCCTCTTTGAGCGCCGTGGACAAAGTGAACAGGAACACGCCGTTGCACTGCGCCGTGCTGGCAGGAAACGTGGATGCTGCCCACATCCTGCTGGAGGCCGGCGCCAGCGTCGATGCGGAAAACCTCAGT gGTCACACGCCCATTGACTTGGCCCACCAGGTCCGAAGTCCGCTGCTCGTTCACATGCTCAACCACGTCAAACAGGAGAGGATTCGCTCCAGCTCGCGCTGCCTGCGGATCATCAACAGATACAGG GTCTTTCTGCAGTTTCTGCTCTGCACAGCTCTGTTCGGGGGCGTGGGCGCCATCGTCGACATGAACTCGGAGTCGTGGCTGCTCAAAGGGATCCTGCTGGCCTGCGTGATCGGAGGGATCAACGTTGCTTCCAG GAACTTCCCCAGTCCCGTGTTTGAGTCCCTGCTACCGTGCACGTCTCTGATGGCTTCGGTCTTCTGGATGCTCGTcacctggttcctctggttcctcccAGATATCCTTCT CGCCACAGTTCAGGTCCTGTTTACGATCAACGCCACTGCGCTGCTCTACTACTACCTACGCGCCTGCCGGACCGACCCCGGCTATGTCAAGGCAacggaagaggagaagaagatg AACGTGTTGGTGTTGGCTGAAGCCGGCTGCTTCAACCCCAGAATCTTCTGCACTTCGTGCATG ATCAAGAAGCCGCTAAGAACGCAGCACTGTTTCAGCTGTGACGCGTGCGTGGCGAAGCAGGACCACCACTCCATCTGGACCAACGGCTGCATCG GTGCCAGGAACCATCACTACTacgtcctcttcctgctctcgcTCACGCTGATGGGAAGCTGGATGTTCTATTGCTGCCTCACGT ACTGGGCCAAACACTGCGTGCTGCATTACGCCGACCAGGGCCTGTGGGCCGCCGTCTCCGCCCTGGTGGACTGCTCGCCGTGGCTGCTCTGCATCTTCTTCCTGGCCTTCTATCACACCTGCTGGTCTGCCTCCATCCTGCTGGTGCAGCTGTACCAG atcGCCTTCCTGGGCCTGACCTCAGCCGAGCGGACCACCCTGACGTTCCAGCAGAGGAAACTCAACCAGTCCGTCTCCCTCAGACAGAATCCGTACAA TCTGGGTGTGGTCCGGAATCTGGTTTCCTTCTTCCAGCTGCGTTGTTGTGGCCTCTTCAAACCGGCCATCATCGACTGGACGCAGCAGTTCCCGCCTGGCCCCGAACATCCGATGTTCGGTCACGCTGACATGATCTGA
- the csrp3 gene encoding cysteine and glycine-rich protein 3, giving the protein MPNWGGGAKCAACEKTVYHAEEIQCNSRSFHKTCFICMSCRKGLDSTTVAAHESEIYCKSCYGKKYGPKGYGYGQGAGALSSDPPGHNAELRPHDSKQHPAPSNSSAAGKFSKFGGSDHCPRCSKAVYAAEKVMGAGKPWHKTCFRCAICGKSLESTTVTDKDGELYCKVCYAKNFGPKGFGLGNAAMLEERE; this is encoded by the exons ATGCCGaactgggggggaggagccaAATGTGCGGCCTGTGAGAAGACGGTGTACCACGCCGAGGAGATCcagtgcaacagcaggagcTTCCATAAGACCTGCTTCATCTGCA TGAGCTGCAGGAAAGGGCTGGACAGCACCACAGTGGCAGCGCACGAGTCGGAGATTTACTGCAAGTCCTGCTACGGCAAGAAATACGGGCCAAAAGGTTACGGGTACGGGCAGGGAGCTGGCGCTCTAAGTTCTGATCCTCCGGGACACAACGCAGAACTGCGGCCTCATGA CTCTAAACAACATCCAGCTCCTTCAAactcctctgctgctgggaaGTTTTCCAAGTTTGGAGGTTCAGACCACTGCCCTCGCTGCTCCAAAGCTGTCTatgctgccgagaaggtgatgggAGCAGGGAAG CCCTGGCATAAAACCTGCTTCCGTTGCGCCATCTGTGGGAAAAGCTTGGAGTCGACCACAGTGACGGACAAAGATGGAGAGCTGTACTGTAAAG TTTGCTATGCCAAAAACTTCGGCCCAAAGGGATTTGGACTGGGGAATGCTGCCATGTTGGAGGAGCGAGAGTGA